A genome region from Triticum aestivum cultivar Chinese Spring chromosome 2B, IWGSC CS RefSeq v2.1, whole genome shotgun sequence includes the following:
- the LOC123040116 gene encoding uncharacterized protein, which yields MAKYLQSAPVSQGALQHKEFLLDGLYMEQRPQGSPNPNEVIIVNPGLPMKFGCTAATDWTIYDGIGPDKKLVAHAQGVLTGAGATEGTWSLCFNMVFVDERFKGSSLKVLGNMSSPLEGEWAILGGTGEFAYAQGVVLFKIQKFYELQIRVLCLNFSSSLSLPIKMGPWGGNGGFPQDMTAGKPLRLRSMRINSGSRIFSLEFSYVDKLGKVRSEGPWGGSSGGNYQTIELGPKEFVKQISGTIDNLVTETVITSLVLVTNIRKYGPYGSVQGTSFDATVPENTCVVGFFGKSGGALDAIGIYHGPIAV from the exons ATGGCTAAGTATTTACAGAGTGCTCCTGTTAGCCAGGGAGCATTGCAGCACAAGGAGTTTCTCTTAGATGGCTTGTACATGGAGCAGCGCCCCCAAGGATCGCCGAATCCGAACGAGGTCATTATAGTGAATCCTGGCCTTCCTATGAAGTTTGGCTGCACCGCGGCTACTGATTGGACAATATATGATGGCATTGGCCCCGACAAGAAGCTTGTGGCACATGCACAGGGGGTACTTACGGGTGCTGGTGCAACCGAAGGAACCTGGTCCCTTTGTTTTAACATGGTGTTCGTCGATGAGAG GTTCAAAGGTTCCAGCCTTAAGGTGCTTGGAAATATGAGCTCACCACTAGAAGGTGAATGGGCAATCCTTGGTGGGACGGGTGAGTTTGCCTATGCGCAAGGTGTTGTCTTGTTCAAGATCCAAAAGTTTTATGAGCTTCAGATCCGCGTCTTGTGCCTCAACTTCTCGTCATCCCTATCATTG CCTATAAAGATGGGGCCATGGGGCGGAAATGGAGGTTTCCCTCAAGACATGACCGCAGGAAAGCCGTTGCGTCTACGAAGTATGAGAATAAACAGTGGCTCGCGCATCTTTTCGCTTGAGTTTTCTTATGTCGACAAACTTGGGAAGGTCCGCTCTGAAGGTCCATGGGGTGGCAGCAGCGGAGGGAACTATCAGACT ATTGAGCTAGGCCCTAAAGAGTTTGTGAAGCAAATATCGGGGACAATTGACAACCTTGtgactgaaactgttataacttctCTTGTTCTCGTCACCAACATCAGAAAGTATGGGCCTTACGGAAGTGTGCAGGGCACAAGTTTTGATGCCACGGTACCGGAAAATACATGtgttgtgggcttctttggcaaaTCTGGTGGTGCACTTGATGCAATTGGCATTTACCATGGTCCCATCGCAGTTTAG